In a single window of the Cydia splendana chromosome 20, ilCydSple1.2, whole genome shotgun sequence genome:
- the LOC134800698 gene encoding uncharacterized protein LOC134800698 — protein MQIRRLRHVHGQYGIYGQVINVPIEVNTMVHQLPRQVDDDHAITVHIKRKKIHKSSYVYGIVTKRKIKVWLRYLKDTPLYKSYGVLVDDGFLNDTSYDVEDEIIFDEDGDNDILEQIAIEECLMAQQQTLMWNDDTYLRIAAGEGNAPKSLLFDEHAEELSFPQIYLGQFREFKHAVTPFMMATSELRRSDRRGVTPQHLLYMAMNIMRIRIKESLHSMSMFKHVGQGIAITKEQIQSDDYIHGCIETNLAFLRSIPNSAYYWAERKRDLFAMIRQYGKPTIFFTISANEIGWPKLLQLLHNLKNNAEISVEEAADLHFIEKSTLINEDSVTCAVYFNKLVEILLKILQSKRHSPLKKYRILHYFKRIEFQHRGSPHAHILAWLDNAPEDALNRDYNEAIDLIDFLISVSAAEASGDIRLQTHKHTFTCYKGVASRRQQKCRFDAPFMPVKKTMILTPMPDTENGFQQYKAKYNSIQINLEKYEYNGFQSFYDENDIASDDEYVKIIRAGINRPRVFPKRKPCEKWNNPFNPFIFNVVRSNTDFQFITEEYSCAAYVVEYVNKTNRGVSNLQRQIIEIMDEHPEFNLFDIAKNISINLLNHTEITSQEAAWYLLREPMSESSSVISYIPTIWPAERHRTKKTIKELSELEDDSTDVWKENCFDKYEKRPEDLTDISLAQFVAKYYKNMKGDYVLREEPRVIRYRNYDMGKDYNEYRREMVTLHLPFRHEESEILAESRYLQLYEENEVLILDRRKEFESNFDIEKILEICRELCREYVSDDGEKINDVVGRIPI, from the exons ATGCAAATTCGAAGGCTTCGGCATGTTCACGGTCAATATGGAATATACGGGCAGGTGATAAATGTTCCAATTGAAGTAAACACAATGGTGCATCAGTTACCAAGACAAGTGGATGATGATCATGCCATAACAGTTCacattaaaaggaaaaaaattcACAAATCTAGCTACGTGTATGGTATAGTGACGAAGAGAAAAATAAAAGTGTGGTTACGATATTTAAAGGATACTCCTCTTTACAAGTCCTACGGCGTTTTAGTTGACGATGGTTTTTTGAACGATACAAGTTATGACGTTGAAGATGAAATCATCTTTGATGAAGATGGCGACAATGACATTTTAGAACAAATAGCCATCGAGGAATGTTTAATGGCACAGCAGCAAACATTGATGTGGAATGACGATACGTACTTGAGAATCGCTGCAGGCGAAG GTAATGCTCCAAAGAGTTTGCTATTTGATGAACATGCTGAAGAATTATCTTTTCCACAAATATATTTGGGGCAATTCAGAGAATTTAAGCATGCGGTCACTCCCTTCATGATGGCCACAAGTGAACTAAGGAGATCTGATAGACGAGGAGTAACCCCTCAACACTTATTGTACATGGCTATGAATATAATGAGGATTAGAATTAAGGAATCTCTACATAGCATGTCAATGTTCAAGCATGTTGGCCAAGGCATTGCAATAACTAAAGAGCAAATACAATCTGATGATTATATTCACGGCTGCATTGAAACTAATTTGGCATTCCTTCGTTCTATTCCGAATTCAGCATATTATTGGGCTGAGAGAAAAAGAGATCTTTTTGCTATGATTCGGCAATACGGTAAGCCAACTATTTTCTTTACCATAAGTGCAAATGAAATTGGATGGCCTAAATTATTACAATTGttgcataatttgaaaaataatgCGGAAATATCTGTTGAAGAGGCTGCAGATTTGCATTTTATTGAGAAAAGCACTCTTATTAATGAAGATTCCGTGACATGCGCTGTATACTTTAATAAGTTAGTTGAAattcttttaaaaatattgcaatcaAAAAGGCACagtcctttaaaaaaatacaggatTTTGCATTACTTTAAAAGAATTGAATTTCAACATCGAGGTAGTCCACATGCGCATATTTTAGCGTGGTTAGATAATGCCCCAGAAGACGCCCTTAACAGAGATTATAATGAAGCCATCGATCTTATCGATTTTCTGATATCAGTATCTGCTGCCGAGGCTTCTGGTGATATACGATTACAAACACATAAGCATACTTTTACTTGCTATAAAGGTGTAGCATCGAGACGACAGCAAAAATGTAGATTTGACGCTCCGTTTATGCCAGTTAAGAAAACCATGATTTTGACGCCTATGCCAGATACAGAAAATGGTTTCCAACAGTACAAGGCTAAATATAATTCAATCCAAATAAACTTGGAAAAATACGAATACAATGGATTTCAATCGTTCTACGATGAAAATGATATTGCTTCAGATGACGAATATGTCAAAATTATTCGAGCAGGAATTAATAGACCACGAGTTTTTCCAAAACGTAAACCATGTGAAAAGTGGAATAATCCATTTAATCCATTCATATTCAACGTTGTCAGATCCAACACTGACTTCCAATTTATAACTGAAGAATATTCTTGTGCAGCTTACGTGGTCGAATACGTTAACAAAACTAACAGAGGTGTTAGCAATTTACAAAgacaaataattgaaataatggATGAACATCCtgagtttaatttatttgacattGCTAAAAATATTAGCATTAATCTTTTGAACCACACTGAGATCACGAGTCAAGAGGCTGCATGGTATTTATTGAGAGAGCCAATGTCAGAAAGTTCATCTGTTATTAGCTATATACCAACCATTTGGCCGGCCGAAAGGCATAGAACAAAGAAGACAATTAAAGAATTAAGTGAACTAGAAGATGATTCAACCGACGTATGGAAGGAAAATTGTTTCGACAAGTATGAGAAGAGACCTGAAGATttaacagatatttctcttgctcaGTTTGTtgctaaatattataaaaatatgaagGGTGACTATGTACTCAGGGAAGAACCAAGAGTTATACGATATCGCAATTATGACATGGGTAAAGACTACAATGAGTATCGGAGAGAAATGGTTACTTTGCACCTTCCGTTCCGTCATGAAGAATCTGAAATTCTCGCAGAATCGCGATATCTTCAGTTATACGAAGAAAATGAGGTACTTATTCTAGATCGAAGAAAAGAGTTCGAATCAAATTTTGACATCGAAAAAATATTGGAAATCTGCAGGGAGTTATGTCGTGAATATGTTTCCGATGATGGAGAGAAGATAAACGACGTCGTTGGTAGAATTCCTATTTGA